In Zea mays cultivar B73 chromosome 7, Zm-B73-REFERENCE-NAM-5.0, whole genome shotgun sequence, the following proteins share a genomic window:
- the LOC100281013 gene encoding RING-H2 finger protein ATL3I, with translation MEKGSGGSNPPPPPLHMEDFQLEGKKPVKNPFVPIGALVTAGVLTAGLISFRYGNSQLGQKLMRARVVAQGATVALMIGSAYYYGDQIKLFKKGSSP, from the exons ATGGAGAAGGGCAGTGGAGGCAGCAATCCTCCGCCGCCACCGCTCCACATGGAGGACTTCCAACTGGAGGGGAAGAAGCCCGTCAAGAACCCCTTTGTGCCCATCG GCGCACTGGTTACTGCTGGAGTTCTGACTGCTGGTCTGATCAGTTTCCGATATGGGAACTCTCAGCTGGGTCAGAAACTGATGAGGGCACGTGTAGTTGCTCAAGGCGCTACAGTCGCTCTGATGATTGGCAGTGCTTACTACTATGGCGATCAAATCAAGCTGTTCAAGAAAGGGTCGAGCCCATGA